The Paraflavitalea devenefica DNA segment ATGTAGATTTGCTTTATCAGTCACTGCCAAAGGAGTTTTCGCTTAGGGATAACGGGAAGAGCGGACCTGTTAACCCTCTCCCCCGGCAGCGACCGGTAAAGGAAACAACATTTTCAAATCTCAAAATTAAGTTTTTTATGGCACACTCAAATAACAGTGTTATAACCGGCAAATTCAGGGGCACCCTCGGAAAAGAGCTCGTATTTCGCGAGTGGGAGGGCAAAACTGTAGTTGCCAAAGCGCCTAAAAGCAGGAAGAAAGGTCCAACACCTGAACAGGCAGAAACACAGGAAAAATTCCTGCTTGCTTCACGATATGCACGGGCTGTTGTAAAAAATCCTGACCAGGGCATGGCAGAGGCTTATGCTGCTTTTCTCAGACCCCGGCAAAACGTGTATAGCAGGGCGGTGGAAGATTTTATGTCTCCACCTGAAGTTAAAAGCATCAGTACGCGTAATTACCATGGTGTTGCTGGCGGCAAGATTGTTGTGCGCGCCTTTGATGACTTCCGCGTCGTAAAGGTATGGGTGGAAATATATGCTGCCAACGGCACACTATTGGAAGCAGCTAATACTGAACCAGACACGAATGGTCTTGACTGGATCTTCACCGCCACGATGGCCAACAACCCGCTGGCTGGTAGTAAGGTCATAGCCATAGCCACCGATGTTCCGGGTAATGAAGGAACGTTGGAAGTTAGGTTGTAATGTTTTTACCAGGAAGGTGTCCCGGCCCGGGCGTGGACACCTTCCACATTATTTTTTTGATCAACTTCAAAACAAATTATATGAGCAAATTATCAAAGCGCCATTTTTGGGAGTGGTTCAAACGTCATCACCAGGAATATCTTGCGCTGAACAAAAAGCCTAAAAAAGAAGTCAGTTACTGGTTGCAGGAATTGACCACTCATGTACGGGCCTATTTCAAGTTCTTTGGGTTCAGCCTGGTACTACCTGATAAAGGAACTGCCCGGTTAACCATCACTGTAAAAGGTAAGGCGAAGCATTTTAAAAAGGCGGATGCATTTGTTGCCACTGCCCCCGACATACCCGGCTGGAGCATCCATGCGCTGGAAGACCCCATGCCTGTTGATTTTTTATTGGAAAAGCAACTGGAAATTACCGGTATAGATCCCTGGGAATTCCATTTTTCCTTTGCCGGCGATCATCCGGAGGATACAGCGCTTATCATGTATCACCCGTTATACACGGAAGACAACAGGCGTCTCTTTTTGGAAATGGCTTATGAAACAGTATATCATTTATTGGGCGAACGCTCTTTCGGGACGGATATAGACCACGTGGAAGTTGACAACCTTTCCTGCGCCGATCCTGAAAATGTGTACAGGCTGGAAGAATTGCCCATCCATATCGGCTGGCGCAGCTCTTCTATGGTGGTAGATCATGATGGAACATTGATGAGTATGCATTCGTAATGGGATGTAGCACTAAACCTTATCCTTTTTTTATATTACTCAAGGCGCCTTTTTCTTCTGCAACAAAATATTGTATTCATTAGCCGCTGTCAGCTTCACCTCCTGCGTTTGAAAATCACAGTGACTGAATACTAAAATAGAGTCTTTATCGGTAACGGGAATATAGTATACACCGTCTGACTGTGTTCCTGATATCATCTTGGTGCCTTTTACGGCCACCTGTACGCCCTCTACCGGGCCGGTTTCGTCGGCAGCAGTAACAATGCCTGTAATAGTGCGGCCTGCCGGTGATGTCCAACTGCCTTGCAGGGCCCATGCTGTAATGAGTAGCAATAAGGTGTATTTGCGAAGCATAACAGGTAGGATTTTATTAGTCTACTAAAAATATAGACAAATATACGGGAATATTTGGAGGGGAGGGAAATATGGTTTTATTTTGTGCTCTCCATCAACGTCTTCACCGCGGTTTGCTTACGGAATAGCATATCATTTTTTACCTATTAAATTATTGTCATGAACCTGAGAGCAGTGTTTTTGACAATGGGGATTATTGTGTTCAGCGCAATGGTCACCATTGCTCAAACATCCCCCCGTAGCATTACCGGTACCATAAGGTCCGATGACCGGCAGCCCCTGGAAGGCGCCAGTATTACCGTAAAAGGCAGCAGCAAAGGAGTTTTCAGTAAAAAGGATGGCTCTTTCCGGTTGGAGCTTACCGGCAACCAGCGCGTAATTACCATTTCTTATGCTGGGTTTGAAGAACAGGAACTCATCATTACAGAGCAGGATCAATACCAGGTGGTACTCAAAAAAGCCACAGCCCAACTGGAAGACATTGTGATTACAGGATACAGTACGCAAAGAAAGCGGTTTATAGCCGGCGCCATCACTACGGTGGGAGGCGATGAGATCAAGAACAGTCCGGCTGCGGGTTTTAACCAGCTATTGCAGGGAAAGGCCAGCGGGGTACAGGTGCTGGCGAATTCCGGGGTGGCAGGCGGCAGCATTACCTTCCGTATCAGGGGAAACAATTCCATCAATGCCAGCAGCGATCCCCTGTACATCATTGACGGCGTATTTGTGAGCAACGCAGAAACAATACAAACAGGTCTCGGACAGCAGCAACCGACCAACCCGCTGGCTACCATTAATCCTTCCGATATTGAAAGCATCACCATCCTGAAAGATGCGAACGCCACGGCTATCTACGGGTCGCTGGGCGCCAATGGCGTGGTCATTGTTACTACCCGTCGTGGTAAACTCAATGCCAAACCGCGGATCACCCTGAATACTTACCAGGGATGGGCCGTGGCAGTGAAAAAACTCAAAGTGGCCAATGGGGTGGAGACCGCCAAACTGGCCAACGAGTCCAGGCTGAATACCGCCATTGATAACGGGCAGGACCCCAGCACCGTGGTATTGCCCTTTCCCAATCCCGATACCTTAAAGACCTACGACCGGTTTGCCGACCTGTATCGAACGGCCCGTACTTCCAGCTATGAGTTGTCGGCACAGGGAGGTTCTGAAAAGAATACCTACTATGCAAGCATTGGCTACCTGAAACAGGAATCAGTTGTAAGACCTTCCAACTTTGAACGGTTTACCGGGCGGCTGAACTATGATAACAATCTTTCGCCGAAACTGAAACTGGGCACCAGTATTGGCCTCACCCGCACATTGCGTAATGTAAGCAGCAATGACAACAACTCGCAGGGGGTGATCAACTCTGCTTTGTTCGTGCGCAGCTACCTGCCCATTTACAATGCCAATGGCACCTACGCCCGTTATGGCAGCTTTGATAACCACATTGCCCTCATCAATCACCTCAGCAACAAAGCCGTCGGCTGGCGTATCATTGGTAATGCATTCCTGGAGTATGCCTTTTTGCCCGAACTCAAATTGCGCAGCAGTTGGAGTATAGACAAGGCCGATGAATCGGAAAACAACTATGCCAGCACGCTGATCAGTGCGGGCATTTCTACCAATGGCTCAGCCAATGCGTATGAAACGCACAACCTTGTTTTATTGAATGAACAGGTGCTTACCTACATCAAATCCTTTGGCAGGGATAAACAACATTCGGTCAATGCCTTGATCGGGAATACCATCAGCACCACGATCAGTGAGCTGACTTCCGCTTCAGGCACTGGTTTTCCCAGCAATAATATTACCGCTATTTCAGGGGCCTCTATACGCTCGGGTTCCTCTTCAAGATCAGTAGCCAAGCTGGCTTCCTTCTTCGGAAAGGCCAGTTATACCTTCAATGATAAATATACGCTCGATGCCAGCTTGCGGGCGGATGGCTCCTCCAGGTTTGGCGCCAACAACCAATGGGGTTACTTTCCTTCGGGTGGAATTACCTGGCGCGCCGGCCAGGAAGCCTTTATTGAAAGGCTGAACTTCTTTGATGACCTGAAAGTACGGGCCAGCTTTGGGCTTACCGGCAACCAGAACGGCATTGGTGCGTATGCGGCAAAAGGCTTGTGGGGTTCGGGTGCCAATTACCTGGAAATTGCCGGTACGGCACTTTCCCAACTGGCCAATCCCGACCTCACCTGGGAAACCACCCGCCAGTTTGACGCAGGTGTTGATTTCTCGGTGCTCAACAAACGCCTGAGCATTAGCCTCGATTATTATTATAAGTATACCTACGACCTGTTACTGAATGTAAATATCCCCAACCGCTTAGGGCTTAATTCCCTGTTGCAGA contains these protein-coding regions:
- a CDS encoding SusC/RagA family TonB-linked outer membrane protein, translating into MNLRAVFLTMGIIVFSAMVTIAQTSPRSITGTIRSDDRQPLEGASITVKGSSKGVFSKKDGSFRLELTGNQRVITISYAGFEEQELIITEQDQYQVVLKKATAQLEDIVITGYSTQRKRFIAGAITTVGGDEIKNSPAAGFNQLLQGKASGVQVLANSGVAGGSITFRIRGNNSINASSDPLYIIDGVFVSNAETIQTGLGQQQPTNPLATINPSDIESITILKDANATAIYGSLGANGVVIVTTRRGKLNAKPRITLNTYQGWAVAVKKLKVANGVETAKLANESRLNTAIDNGQDPSTVVLPFPNPDTLKTYDRFADLYRTARTSSYELSAQGGSEKNTYYASIGYLKQESVVRPSNFERFTGRLNYDNNLSPKLKLGTSIGLTRTLRNVSSNDNNSQGVINSALFVRSYLPIYNANGTYARYGSFDNHIALINHLSNKAVGWRIIGNAFLEYAFLPELKLRSSWSIDKADESENNYASTLISAGISTNGSANAYETHNLVLLNEQVLTYIKSFGRDKQHSVNALIGNTISTTISELTSASGTGFPSNNITAISGASIRSGSSSRSVAKLASFFGKASYTFNDKYTLDASLRADGSSRFGANNQWGYFPSGGITWRAGQEAFIERLNFFDDLKVRASFGLTGNQNGIGAYAAKGLWGSGANYLEIAGTALSQLANPDLTWETTRQFDAGVDFSVLNKRLSISLDYYYKYTYDLLLNVNIPNRLGLNSLLQNYGAVSNKGVEVSVHSTNISTRTFSWTTDFNISFNTNRIEKLASDISLGASGRNISILRKGYAVNSFQLYRQLYVDPQTGNAVYEDVNKDGFITSADRQIVGNALPRYTGGLTNNLSYKNFDLNFFIYFQQGNKIMDMNDFFMVHGGAQANIGFVPRQLQRWQKPGDITDIPRLTTYSSNPNQNGGPANNYGGNVANLSSRYLKDGSFARLKTLSVGYNFPHDWLGAVKISNARLYVQATNLFTVTNYSGPDPEVSSQSGNQNTAGYDWATVPQPKTVQVGLTVTF
- a CDS encoding carboxypeptidase-like regulatory domain-containing protein; protein product: MLRKYTLLLLITAWALQGSWTSPAGRTITGIVTAADETGPVEGVQVAVKGTKMISGTQSDGVYYIPVTDKDSILVFSHCDFQTQEVKLTAANEYNILLQKKKAP